Genomic DNA from Triticum dicoccoides isolate Atlit2015 ecotype Zavitan chromosome 4B, WEW_v2.0, whole genome shotgun sequence:
CTAGTGAACTCAGACGGGCACGTCTTGCCGCAGTGGTTGAGGAGGAGGCTGATGTCCACAGGCACGTTGAGGTGGATGCCGAGGACGTTAGCCCTGACAGCGGTGCAGAGGCAGACAACAGCATCAAGGTCGACCAACCCATGGAGCAGCGGGCAGCACTCGTCACGCGCCGGAACGCCGACCTTGAGGCCGAGCAGGCCGCCGAGAACGTTGGCACACACCCGCAGCTTTAGCGCGTCGATAGAGCACTGCCCACCGTGGCCGTGCGCTCCTCCTCCATGGTACGGCGGCGGAACGACAACGGGCGGCGTCGGCACAACGACTAGAGGCTGGCAATAAGGTCCGCAGCCGTGCGCGGCGACGGAGGAGAGGACGATGCACAGGGCAACGAAGATGGCAGCTTTGGATGTCATCGTGAGGGTGTGCTTGAGTGGGATAGCTACTAGTGCTTTGGGTTTGGGATGCATGAGAGCTTGGAGAGAGTGATGTATTTATAGCCGGGGGATATGGATGCGTGCATGCATGGGATCGAACTGTTTGCGTAGTCGCTTAgatcaactctagcagaccccgtattcCGCCCCGGTCCACAAAATAACCACTAAATTACGGGTCGGGGCCGGAAAAGCAGCCCGAGAAGATcccgcatcccgccccggcccgTAATTTTTTTTGTGGGGTGCGGCAAATCTTCTCCCCCAACCTCCATCTTCACGGGTTGGGAGGCCGATCCGAGCTGAACGCCTATCCGGCGCGAGATTTAGCGGGAGGGACATTTCCACGCGCCCTTTCCCGCTCCCCGcaccctccgccaccattgcccACCCCCCGCAAGCTCCGGTTCCTCCTCCCCGGCCGTTCCTCGCCGCCATGGATGCTCCCGTGCTGTCCCTCGTCACCGTCGAGGTCGCGCATGCTCCTTCCCCTCGGGCGGATCTCGTCGCTGGCCATGTTGCCCCCGCCGTCGTTGCCCAAGCACACGCCGCGCCGGCCAGCAAGTGGCAGGGCAACGTTGTCGTGCAGGGCGGGAATCCGGTTTCCCCCGCCGCGATGGCCCGCGCTCCGGGCGCCAACGCCGCAATGCGATCCCGGCCGGCGGCGGAGAACGCCGGCAAGACCGCGGGCGTAAAGCGGAGGAAGGTTCCGGATAAAAGGAAGCCACCTTCTTCAACCTCTCACTCCATCCCCCCGCAAGGAGGTGCTCCGGCGATGCCGTTCAACGGTGCCGCTCCCCCCGCGagcgaggtgttcgacgaaatggctGCAAGGTATGCCTCTTCGGTCTAGCGATTCCCTTTCATTTTCGCCATTAGTGTCGATAGCTCGTGACTTGTTATCGTTCGCTATAGCGGTGCTTCGAACAATGCAACAACCAAGTTCGTGAGCTTGTTGGACACGAACGCGGTTGACATTGCTCAATCCCCTTTCGAACCATTCGACTACAATGAAATGGACGGCGGCGTGGATGATCATGGTTGCGCGGACGAATTGGAGGAGATCAAAGCGGGAACGTTTGAGGAATCGCAATCAAAGAGTGGGAAGATCCaaagatcgaagaactacacgatcttggaagatcaagCTTTGACCCAAGCATGGAGTGTGGTGTCTCTTTATCCATGCACGGGTGTTTCTCAAACCGCCAAGagatattggcaaaggatcgaagatcaatacttccgcattatgagaaagtatcccaataggactccacgcacatttcggtcgcttcaagggcgttgggagaatatcaagcctatgtgcagccgttgggcagcttgcttggagcaagtacgcaaCGCACCTCCAAGTGGCACCGTGGAATCCGATTATGTGAGTTTGTTTTTCCTTTGTTCAAGTTGTGCATCATCATAATGTATCATGGGAAATAATTGCATCACTTTGTTCACATTTTGTAGGACAAGATTGCTCAACATAGATACAAGGCCATGAAAGCTTCGGAAGGCAGATTCTTCAAGTTAGAGCATTGTTGGGAGTTACTCCAAAAGTGCGATAAGTGGAAGTTGATCGATAGAGAATCCCCACCAAAGAGAGGCTCACTTGCAAACATGGATGAAGACGAAGATGATGATATGGCCCAAGAAATGAGCACAAGCCTGATGGCGACAAGAAGACGAGAGAGAAGATCAAGAGAGAGCAAGAAGCAtcgagcttgagggagaagattgatgccatggtgcaatcaaacGAGTTGATGTTGTTGAAGTCATTGGAGATCAAGAAAGATTTGGCCGAGAAGAAGGAAAAAGAGAAGCAAGAAAAGTGGCAAATGCTCAAGGAATAGGGGCTCCGCAAAGCTGCCATTGAGGAGAGAAAAGCACGCGCCTCCGAGAACAAATCTATGTCATTGTTgctcgccgaagagaacaagatcatgtcaatgaaccgcaatgacatggacgacctcaccaaaacatggcatgatatggcaaggagagaGATCTTGAAGAGAAGAATGGTAGATTCGGCCGGTCCGTGTTCAAGTTCCGGTGATGTTTTCTCTGCTCCATATGGTGGCAATGTGGATGATTTCGGTGCGGGGGTTGCAACAAGCGAGGGAGGTGGATTCGGTGGCGCCGATGAACTTCAATTCGGTGGAGGTGGATTCCATGGCGCGGAGTGAAGATCGACCCCCAAGATGATGCCGGACATGGGCGCAAACCTTTTGCATGCCCTCTTTTGCGTTATGAACTTCGCTTTTATTTACGCGCAAACTGTTTATGTGctttgaatttgaacttgtttcCCAAACCTATGTCAAATGAGAGATTTGCAGTTTTTATGTATGCGGGTCTTCACGGTGGTGCCCGAGCAAAACCCGTagaagccgacccgtaaaaagcatattccgcgaatatacttttttacggatCCGTTTGGGGGGGTCTGCGTCTATGCTAGCCCGCGCCGGCCCGCAAAAGTGGTTTTGCGCGAACTGCAAACGAGTTTTGCGggccggcgggatgcggggtctgctagagttgctcttaggcaTGTGTGCATGATCATACGTGGCCATGTGCGATTCCATCGGCTTCGGGACTGCTAGGTTGTCCTCTGGGTGTATCACTTTGTTTGATAAGGCAAGATTTTAGCATGATCAGGGGCTGATGGTTTTGGAATATTAATCCTGAAGATAGGGCAACAAGTTGAGCAATACCCTTGCATGTTCATCCATGTTAGCCATAGTTTTAAGTTTTTTGGAGAGAAATTTCCAATTTAAGTATCATCAATCATGGCAATACAGAGAACATAAGAGGTGATAAAAATTATAACCAGGTGATATATGGACCACCTATCGACGGCTACAACCActagagcgagccgaaggcgcgccgccgttatCGTCCGTCACTGGAGtcaggcaaaccttgttgtagaagATAGtggggaagtcatcgtgctaaggcccccaAAAATCAGCGCACTATAGTTTTAAGTTAATCAACCCACAGTACATATCCCGCAATACCAAAATACCGGGGTTTCCTACAAAGTGATAGTTTCAGTTTAATCAACCCGTAATACATGTCAAATGATTGTCAAaaatattcatatcttttaaaTACAAACTCCAAatataacatgttatatatgaaatttaatTAAAAAATATgcagaatctgaatatgatgttattacCTGCTAACCATTTAAAAAAATCTGAATATAATGACAACACAAATGGGATGCCATGTGTTGAAATAAAGGACGTGGATCGAGTCATGGTTATTGGATCAGGGGTGTGTATTATTTTTTTTCTACCGTTGCGCACACTCTTTTGCTAGATGAAAGTTTGTTTCAAGAAACCGGAGTACGGTCGTGGTTTGTGAATGTTTGATCCGGACAACGCAGATCGGTAGGGCAAGTTGCCTGAGAATATTTcagatgtgaacaaacaactttGTGTGTGTACCGCTGTACCTGCATATATGACCTTCTGACCCACTGGGTGCTCACTAGAAACAAGAGCTTATATTAGACAGATGCGATTAAGTCGATGGAATCATTCATGGCCATGGTTGGGAAGACAATTAATTATTTAGCTCCCCTTGGGCGCCCGTGAACCCGATGATGCGCACAAATTTGTCGCGCGTTTCGTTTCACTTGCTCTTGTTGACCCATTCTTAGTTTGCCCAGAGCATGAAAAAATAATTGTTCCCCACAGTAAGGATTAAAGGAAAATGTATAACGTGTCAATCTCATCGAGTCACGGACATGGTAATTTCTATTTCTCCGAAATAGATTTAATAAGATAAAAGTAGGGCCTATATAGGTATAGTTTTCTTGATCGAGTTTGTTAAATCTCAATCGACCGAGATTTAACAAAGTCTCAGTCGATACTATATTCGTCATATTTTACGTGGAGATAGTTAAAAAAAAGATTTTACGTGGAGATTGTgtattttttaaattatttttttaATAGATTCTGTCACTTGACTGAGACTTTGTTAAGTCATAGTCGACTGAGATTTAGTCACACTCTTTCTTGATAATTCGCTTTGACATGGTAATTAGATTACACATATATAGGCAGACAACTGCTGGAAATTAGGCTATattggggcagcccaataactatttcagaaattcctaataaatcctagagacccacttagcccatttgtgcaaggcaagggatactactaaaattTAGTCCCAAATTGCTAGTTGAGTGGgaattggacctccttataagggaggttctttccccacttgtacgagcatgagaacaagagagaCATCCAcgagcgctcctcctccgccgcccgcctcgcctcgtCCCGACGCGtcaccgcgccgcgccgcgccgatgtctaaatttttgccacgcactacgggtatacgaaaggtcacctgGGAGCTGAAAAGTTATGCGGTAGTGGATAatgaatacgaacggcgcacctcttcgcatgttgcctgttcacttcgtctccctccgttgcttcacctcccggCGCAGCCTGTTCGCGTACCTCtattgtgcctatataagagaggtcgctcctctcccgaGAGACACATCAGAAGGTCCTTTTCCTCTCGCCACACAGTTCCAACCTCTGCGctactgctgtcttcctcatcccggcttgcggcgtgcaccgcacgtcgggatagtaggcctccgagaccgcaccttttgagtcctgtacgggagaagggcgataaggtttttggggagcgctcagcgcgactactggctgcttcatcacggacgatccggtcgccgacgactacttccccgtcgacgacttcttccccgacgtccatgaCCTCCtccacgacatggcaggcgaggataccgaccccaagtccagcgcttctgctgctgttgtgccgtacgtgttcttgtcctttctgttagaagtcctcctacagttcttggctctagtttctgcccgacgtatgttaggttctgtttcgtataagcaacttcatctggtgtctgttctagat
This window encodes:
- the LOC119294035 gene encoding cortical cell-delineating protein-like, coding for MTSKAAIFVALCIVLSSVAAHGCGPYCQPLVVVPTPPVVVPPPYHGGGAHGHGGQCSIDALKLRVCANVLGGLLGLKVGVPARDECCPLLHGLVDLDAVVCLCTAVRANVLGIHLNVPVDISLLLNHCGKTCPSEFTSPFH